The following is a genomic window from Methanomassiliicoccus luminyensis B10.
ACCCATATGGTCCCGCGCCCACTCCAGCCTCCTGACTCCTTTCTCTAATAGTTCGTCCACCAACGGAACACCTTCTCAGGGATTGAATAAAGCTGTCCTTATGTTTTTCCCATGCCTTGGAGCACCGAGCGCATGGTCTCCCTGGCCTCGCGGAGGGTGTGCTGGTTGTCGTAGCTCTCGATGACACGCCTTCGTTCCTCGGGGGCGTCCTTCAGCTCGCGCACGAACCTCTCGATGTTGGGCACGGCCCTGGTGAGCTCGTCCACCGCGGTGACGTTCGATACGACGGAGGTGCGCGAGAGAGGGTTGAGGTCGATGGCGAGGACAATCTTTCCGGCCTTCACCAGCGCGCCGGCGCGGTCCCCGTCCTCCAGGGGGATGAGCACCACGTCGGCGGAGGCGATGCCTTCGGCAGCGCAGAGGGCCCGGTCGGAGGCTATGCCTTCCAGCACCGATTCCTGCTGGCGTCCCAGGATGTCCTTCCCTCCGACGCTCTCCAGGAAGCTGACCACCTTCTCCACCCGCTCGGGGGTGCGGTGGAACAGGTTCACCTCGACCTTGGCGGGGACCGCTCTTGCTAATGACAGCAGGCCCTCGGCGCACAGCCCGGCGGCGTTGCCGTTGACGGTGATCACCGGCCTCTTCGCTTCCAGAAGGTAGGCGGCGGCGGCCCTCTCGGCCTCCAGTGCGCTGGGCGATGTTCGCTCGCCCAGGAGGTAGTCGAACGCCTCGCCCCGGCCGTGGGCGATGAGGCCGGTAGGAGCGACCACGCCCTCCCTGACCAGCTCGGACATCCTTTCCCGGACCACCAGGGAGCGGTAGCGGGGATGGTCCTCGGATACTTTCATGGCGCGGCCATGGGGCAGGGCATTGAAATTTGTTGCCCTCGCCGCGCGGCGGGCATCGGGATGTGTGTGCCGTGCCATCCCCCGGCACGCTGGCCTTTATATAGCAGGGGTCAGTTATTTACATATCGCTCTTCTTGCGAGGTCCAAAAGCAGACAGCACAAAACTAAAAAGCCTATCGTAACATTCTTATAGTATATTTCCTTTCTACTTGAACATACCGGTCAGTGTTACTGGAGATATGATGAAGCTTTTAGGGATCATACAAGAAGTAGGTTTTGACGGAAAGCTCATCGTCAGGGGAACGTTCGCTCCCGGATTCCGGGAAAGGGTAGTAGACAATCGGAGCAAGCCTCTGGGCTATGTTAGGAGGGTCTTCGGCCCGGTGGAGTCGCCCTATGTCATAGTAGAGCCGACCGGCAACAGTAGCCTGCTCGCAGCAGTGGGGAGGCAGGTCTACATAGAGGAGGTCACGCACCATGCCAAAGGTAAGAGAAGGGACCGAAGAGATTGAGAAGTGCCCTGAATGCGGGGGCAAGCACCTGGTGAGGGACTACGAGCGCGGCGAGCTGATCTGCGAGGATTGCGGACTGGTGCTCGACGACCAGTTCATCGACCAGGGACCCGAGTGGAGGGCGTTCGACGTAGAGCAGGGCGAGAAGAGGGCCAGGACCGGGGCCCCCATGACCTATACCATTCACGACAAGGGACTTTCCACCGAGATCTCTTGGAAGAACAAGGACAGCTACGGGAAGAGCATCCCCACCAGGAACCGCGCCCAGCTGTACCGCTTGAGGAAGTGGCAGCGGAGGATCAGGGTATCCAACGCCACCGAGAGGAACCTGGCGTTCGCGCTGAGCGAGCTGGACAGGATGGCATCGGCGATGGGGCTGCCCAGGAACGTGAGGGAGACCGCCGCCATGATATACAGGAAGGCGGTCAACAAGAACCTCATTCGCGGCCGGAGCATCGAGGGAGTGGTGGCCGCATCGCTGTACGCGGCGTGCCGCCAGTGCAACGTGCCCAGGACCCTGGACGAGGTCGCCAACTCTTCGCGTGTCGGCAGGAAGGAGATCGGGCGTACCTACCGGTTCATGACCCGCGAGCTGAAGCTGAAGCTGATGCCCACCCGGCCCCAGGACTACGTGCAGAGGTTCTGCTCCGAGCTTAAGCTGAGCGGGGAGGTGCAGTCCAAGGCCGCGGAGATCCTGAAGGACGCCGCCAAGAAGGAGCTGACCTCCGGGCGCGGCCCGACGGGAGTTGCGGCGGCGGCCATCTACATCGCTTCCATCCTGTGCAACGAGCGCAGGACCCAGAGGGAGGTGGCGGACATCGCCGGCGTCACTGAGGTCACCATCAGGAACCGCTACAAGGAGCTCACCGAGAAGCTGGGGATCGAGATCCAGCTCTGAGCCTGCGGTCCCAAACCACTTTCTTTTCTACTTTTCTGCTGCGATGGTTTCGGACATTCCGTCTACCCCGTGCTCCAGACGCTCACCATCTCCGGGCTGGGTTCCTCCAATGTTCGATAAAAGGTGCTGGGCGACGATATTTATCTGGCATAATACCCTGACCCTCAAAGAGGCCCATGACCTGCTTGAATACGGCACGGTGCCGAGATCGAAGCCGCTCCGAGAGATCAATGAGGTCCAGAACTTCAAGAACGTCATTCAGTACCATAACAAGTACAAGGGCAAGGTCACCCTGGACTTCATCAGGACCCTTCATTCGCTTATCATGAACAACATCGATGCCGAGTCCGCCGGCACGTTCCGCCGCATCGACGATATCGGCATAGCGGGATGCGACCTCAGGCTGGCCCCCTCTGAGCTTATCACGGAGGAGCTGCAGGCTGCGATAAATGAATACTATGACCAGCTGGAATCTGGGGTCCACCCTTTCGAAGCAGCCGTATTGTTCCACTACAAGTTCGAGATCGCCCACCCCTTCACGGACGGGAACGGCAGGGTGAGAAGGGAGGTCTTCAACTATCTGCTGATGCGCGAGAAGTTCCCCCGCCTTCTTTTCCTGGGAAAGGACCGGGAAGAATACCTGACCGCACTGAAGGGCGGCAACATTGACGATTATGCGGACATGGTCTCCACCTTCTGTGACCCTATCATGGGCCAGAGGATGCAGATACTGATCGATAACCTGCAGAAGGTCGCCGTTCCGATGGAGACGACCAGGCGGGCGAAGGGCGGACAGATGCTAATAGAGGATTTCCTGCAGATCATCTGAACCGACGCGGTCCCTCGACAGCGTAAGGCGACATCACGGCCTCACGCGCGAGAGCCGCATGTACTCGGTGCCGTCGTCCTTGACCCTGGCGAACAGGATCTCCTTCTTGACCCCGTGGGCCAGGCGGACCGCCCGGGACATCTCCGGCCAGGTGGTCTCGTAGTCGGCGGGTACGGCGTGGACGAGCCAGCTGGCATGGGCCTTGTCCGGGTCGTTGTCGTACACCCGGAAGTGGGAGCCGTACTTGAAGCCGGTCTTGACGACCAGGCCGCGGGAGCGGAGATCGTTGTACGCCTTCAGCCGGAGGTCGAAGTCGGGCTGGAACTTCACCGCCCGCTTCTTGAACCTCTCCGCATTGATGCGGCGGCCGGAGCCGATGGTGACGACGTCGATCCGCCCTATGTCCATGAGATGGGCCGCCTCTATGAGCGAGAGCTGCATCACCCTGCCGATCTTCTTCCCGTAGAAGCCGCTGTTGTGAAGCCTGTCGGCCCCCTGCTCGTCGAACACCAGGACCCGGTCCTCCAGCAGGGAGGCCTTCACCGCCCCCCCGTTCCATGGCAGCTCGGGAGCGCCCTTGGGCAGGCTCCGCTCCGGCCGGTAGTAGGTGATGTCGCCCTCCTCGTCGACGACGGCCACCAGCAGCTCCTTCCTGGTCCGGTCCGAACGATCCAGCTCCTCCATGAACGGGGCGATGCTGAACGTCGACCTCTCAGTGATGGCGCTGACCCAGCTCTTGGTCTGCGCGCTTGCCGGCGTCCCTCCGCGGGGGAACACCCTGAAATCGAACTCCTCTCCCCCGTCCTTCACCACGAAGCCCCTCTGGCGGAGGTCGCGGTACACCGTGTACCTGATCTCGAAATCCCGGCGAACGGACGAGGCGGTGCTTATCAGCCGCTCCAGGCCGAGGACCTCGCCGCCCTCCACCACTTCCAGCCGGGAGGCCTCCACCAGGTACACGGCCTCCAGGAGGTCCAGCTCAAGGGCCCCTCCGGAGCGGGGATAGCCGTAGCAGCCCTTGTTGTAGATCTGGCTGGCCTCGGTTTGGTCCCTGACCATGACGCTGTCCTCGACCAGTTCTCCGGGCATACCCGGTGCAACAACCCCCTGGGCTATTTAGCTTTTTCATGGAACGGCCCCTGTTCGCCCCGGCTCGTTCGCGGACGGCAATGTTTATATGCCGGGGCGCCCTAATAGCATGTTGTCAACTTAAGGTTAATAAGTACGTGGTCCACATGGTAGAACTCGACGAGCTCCTTTCCGTTATCGAGAACCCCGCCCGAAGGCAGATCCTGGAGACCCTGACGCGGGAACCGCACTATCCCCTGCAGCTGTCCAAGGAGCTGGGCATGAGCCAGCAAGCGGTCATGAAGCACCTCAAGGTCCTGGAGAAGTACGGGCTGGTGGAGAGCTTCGAGGAGGAGAGCGATCTGGGGGGACCCATGCGCAAGAAGTACTACCCCACCGTCAACTTCACCATCGTGGTGGACGTGGGGCCGAACCTCTTCAACGCCGAGCTGGTGAAGAGGGAGATGCCGGGGTTCGAGGAGGCTGGCGGCGAGGGGGCGGAGACCAAGGACCTCAGGGTCAAGGAGCTCAGGCAGAGGATGGCCGATATCGACGGCAAGCTGGAGGAGCTGCACCGGCAGAGGGAGGACCTCATCGAGGAGAAGGAGAGGATACTGGACGAGGTCACCAGGCTGACCTCCGGAATGAATGACTACCAGGTCCGCAAGGTCATGTACCAGTTCATCAGCCGCCCCGACCTGGGCCCCCAGGACATCGCCAAGATGCTCGCCATCAGGGACGAGGTGGTGCTGCGCTATCTAAATGACTGGCTGAAGAGCTGAACAGAGCCTGGTCGTTCCGTTCCGCACATCATATTTAGCAAGCATTATATAGAAGGGCAAGCTATAGCGGTAAGAGAGTTTACAACTATCGGTTGTATACTCATTGAACGGAGAAATCATGAACCCGGACATACCTGAGAAGGAGCGTAGCCCTACGCCCAAGAGGCGCTGGAAGCCGCTCGGAGAGTCAGAGAAGAGGAGTATGCCTGGACCGTCCCAGGGGCATTTCGATGTGCCCTCGGGGCCGGGACTGGAGCCGTCGAACGCGTGGGACGGGCTTATATAAGCCCTTCACTCGTAATACGAACTGGAGCGTGAAGCAGTTGGACTCATCGGAAAAGGTATTGAAGGTCGCCGAGGCAAAGTCCAAGGACGTGGAGCGGGGCATCGCCAGAGTGGACCCCGCCGTCATGGAGGTCCTGGGCATCACCGCCGGGGACGTCATTCAGATCGAGGGCAAGAAGCGGACGGTGGCCATAGTATGGCCGGGGTATCCCGAGGACGCCAATAGAGGCGTGATCCGCATCGACGGGACCATCCGCAGGAACGCCCAGACCAGCATCGACGAGAAGGTCGCTATCCGCAAGATCGCGGTCAAGGAGGCCAGGAAGATCTCCTTCGCTCCCACCGAGACGCTGCGCATCATGGGCGGGGAGGAATACCTCAGCCAGATACTGGAAGGGAGGGCCATCACCCGCGGCGACGTCATCCAGATCAACGTTATGGGGCGCAAGATAGACCTGGTGGTGGTCTCGTACACCCCCACCTCCGACGCGGTCCTGGTCCACCGCACCACCGAGGTCAAGATCAGCGAGAAGCCGGTCAAGGAAGCGGCAAGCAACATCCCGAAGGTAACGTACGAGGACATCGGCGGCCTGGAGGACGAGGTCAAGAAGGTGCGCGAGATGATCGAGCTGCCGCTCCGCCACCCCGAACTGTTCGAGAGGCTGGGGGTGGAGGCGCCGAAAGGCGTGCTGCTGCACGGCCCTCCCGGAACCGGGAAGACGCTGCTGGCCAAGGCCGTCGCCGGCGAGACCAATGCCAACTTCGTGACCATCGGAGGACCGGAGATCATGTCCAAGTTCTACGGTGAGAGCGAAGAGAGGCTGAGGGAGATATTCAAGCAGGCCCAGGAGAACGCTCCCAGCATCATCTTCATCGACGAGATCGACTCCATCGCGCCCAAGAGGGAGGAAGTGACCGGGGAAACGGAGCGCCGCGTGGTAGCGCAACTGCTGTCCCTGATGGACGGCCTGGAGTCCCGCGGGAAAGTGGTGGTCATAGGCGCGACCAACAGGCCGAACGCGCTGGACCCCGCCATACGCCGTCCCGGCCGGTTCGACCGGGAGATCGAGATCAACCCGCCCAACCGCTCGGGCCGCCTGCACATCCTGCAGATCCACACCCGCGGCATGCCGCTGGAGAAGGACGTGGACCTGGAGAAGCTGTCCGACCTGACCCACGGGTACGTGGGAGCGGACCTCTCCGCGCTCACCAAGGAGGCGGCCATGCACTCGCTGCGCCGCATCCTCCCGGAGCTGGACCTGGACATGGAGTCCATCCCCATGGACGTGCTGAGCAAGATCACCGTCACCAGGGACGACTTCTTCGCCGCGCTGAGGGACATGCAGCCCTCCAGCCTGAGGGAGGTGTTCGTCGAAACGCCCAACGTCCACTGGGAGGAGATCGGCGGGCTGAGCGATGCCAAGCGGGAGCTCCAGGAGGCCGTGGAATGGCCCCTGAAGTACGGCCAGGTGTTCAGCTACATGAACGCGGTGCCGCCCAAGGGGGTGCTGCTGTACGGTCCCCCGGGCACGGGAAAGACCCTGCTCGCCAAGGCCGTGGCCACCGAGTCGCAGGCCAACTTCATCAACGTCAAGGGACCGGAGTTCCTGAGCAAGTGGGTCGGCGAGTCGGAGAAGGCCGTCCGCGAGACCTTCAGGAAAGCGAGGCAGGCCGCTCCGTGCATCATCTTCATGGACGAGATCGACTCGATAGCGCCGACCAGGGGAGGCGAGTCCGACAGCCACGTGACCGAGAGGGTCATATCTCAGATGCTCACCGAGATCGATGGGCTGCAGAGCCTGTACAACGTGGTGGTGATAGCCGCGACCAACCGGCCGGACATGCTGGACCCCGCCCTGCTGAGGCCGGGACGCTTCGACCGCCTGGTCAAGATAGCCTCCCCAGACCTGGAGGCGAGGAAGCAGATCCTCAAGATCCACACCGCCAAGAAGCCCCTGGCCGACGACGTGGACATCGATGAACTGGCCAGGAAGACCGATGGCTACACCGGCG
Proteins encoded in this region:
- a CDS encoding phosphopantothenate/pantothenate synthetase; protein product: MKVSEDHPRYRSLVVRERMSELVREGVVAPTGLIAHGRGEAFDYLLGERTSPSALEAERAAAAYLLEAKRPVITVNGNAAGLCAEGLLSLARAVPAKVEVNLFHRTPERVEKVVSFLESVGGKDILGRQQESVLEGIASDRALCAAEGIASADVVLIPLEDGDRAGALVKAGKIVLAIDLNPLSRTSVVSNVTAVDELTRAVPNIERFVRELKDAPEERRRVIESYDNQHTLREARETMRSVLQGMGKT
- a CDS encoding H/ACA ribonucleoprotein complex subunit GAR1, which encodes MNIPVSVTGDMMKLLGIIQEVGFDGKLIVRGTFAPGFRERVVDNRSKPLGYVRRVFGPVESPYVIVEPTGNSSLLAAVGRQVYIEEVTHHAKGKRRDRRD
- a CDS encoding transcription initiation factor IIB, yielding MPKVREGTEEIEKCPECGGKHLVRDYERGELICEDCGLVLDDQFIDQGPEWRAFDVEQGEKRARTGAPMTYTIHDKGLSTEISWKNKDSYGKSIPTRNRAQLYRLRKWQRRIRVSNATERNLAFALSELDRMASAMGLPRNVRETAAMIYRKAVNKNLIRGRSIEGVVAASLYAACRQCNVPRTLDEVANSSRVGRKEIGRTYRFMTRELKLKLMPTRPQDYVQRFCSELKLSGEVQSKAAEILKDAAKKELTSGRGPTGVAAAAIYIASILCNERRTQREVADIAGVTEVTIRNRYKELTEKLGIEIQL
- a CDS encoding Fic family protein, with the protein product MFDKRCWATIFIWHNTLTLKEAHDLLEYGTVPRSKPLREINEVQNFKNVIQYHNKYKGKVTLDFIRTLHSLIMNNIDAESAGTFRRIDDIGIAGCDLRLAPSELITEELQAAINEYYDQLESGVHPFEAAVLFHYKFEIAHPFTDGNGRVRREVFNYLLMREKFPRLLFLGKDREEYLTALKGGNIDDYADMVSTFCDPIMGQRMQILIDNLQKVAVPMETTRRAKGGQMLIEDFLQII
- the endA gene encoding tRNA-intron lyase, whose protein sequence is MPGELVEDSVMVRDQTEASQIYNKGCYGYPRSGGALELDLLEAVYLVEASRLEVVEGGEVLGLERLISTASSVRRDFEIRYTVYRDLRQRGFVVKDGGEEFDFRVFPRGGTPASAQTKSWVSAITERSTFSIAPFMEELDRSDRTRKELLVAVVDEEGDITYYRPERSLPKGAPELPWNGGAVKASLLEDRVLVFDEQGADRLHNSGFYGKKIGRVMQLSLIEAAHLMDIGRIDVVTIGSGRRINAERFKKRAVKFQPDFDLRLKAYNDLRSRGLVVKTGFKYGSHFRVYDNDPDKAHASWLVHAVPADYETTWPEMSRAVRLAHGVKKEILFARVKDDGTEYMRLSRVRP
- a CDS encoding ArsR/SmtB family transcription factor; the protein is MVELDELLSVIENPARRQILETLTREPHYPLQLSKELGMSQQAVMKHLKVLEKYGLVESFEEESDLGGPMRKKYYPTVNFTIVVDVGPNLFNAELVKREMPGFEEAGGEGAETKDLRVKELRQRMADIDGKLEELHRQREDLIEEKERILDEVTRLTSGMNDYQVRKVMYQFISRPDLGPQDIAKMLAIRDEVVLRYLNDWLKS
- a CDS encoding CDC48 family AAA ATPase, coding for MKQLDSSEKVLKVAEAKSKDVERGIARVDPAVMEVLGITAGDVIQIEGKKRTVAIVWPGYPEDANRGVIRIDGTIRRNAQTSIDEKVAIRKIAVKEARKISFAPTETLRIMGGEEYLSQILEGRAITRGDVIQINVMGRKIDLVVVSYTPTSDAVLVHRTTEVKISEKPVKEAASNIPKVTYEDIGGLEDEVKKVREMIELPLRHPELFERLGVEAPKGVLLHGPPGTGKTLLAKAVAGETNANFVTIGGPEIMSKFYGESEERLREIFKQAQENAPSIIFIDEIDSIAPKREEVTGETERRVVAQLLSLMDGLESRGKVVVIGATNRPNALDPAIRRPGRFDREIEINPPNRSGRLHILQIHTRGMPLEKDVDLEKLSDLTHGYVGADLSALTKEAAMHSLRRILPELDLDMESIPMDVLSKITVTRDDFFAALRDMQPSSLREVFVETPNVHWEEIGGLSDAKRELQEAVEWPLKYGQVFSYMNAVPPKGVLLYGPPGTGKTLLAKAVATESQANFINVKGPEFLSKWVGESEKAVRETFRKARQAAPCIIFMDEIDSIAPTRGGESDSHVTERVISQMLTEIDGLQSLYNVVVIAATNRPDMLDPALLRPGRFDRLVKIASPDLEARKQILKIHTAKKPLADDVDIDELARKTDGYTGADLAAVANEAVMLAIRALVSKKKDLSQEELKKQKIGMSSFTRALEKVKPVTRTDLGQYPKVANDYIYVR